In Papaver somniferum cultivar HN1 chromosome 9, ASM357369v1, whole genome shotgun sequence, the genomic stretch ATTCCAGCATAACTGAAGAATCATGATATTTACTCTGGAGCCATTGCTCATGATGCAATAACTTAGATCTAATCTCACTAAACTTGTAAGGAGTCTCACGATGTTGTGCAGTAACCACAAAATGATCAAAATCAGCATTTAAACCATTCAAAACATGTAAAACTACATCTTCATCTGCAACTTTATCACTAATAGATGTCAGATTATCAACAATTTCTTTCACAGAACTCAAATATTCAGAGATTGGAGTTTTACCTTGTTTAATAGAGTATAGTTGACGACGAAGAAGAGATTACGAGCTACAAAATGGTCATTAAACTCCACTTGCAGATAATCCCACACTTACTTTGAAGTTGTTAACCCAAGAGTACCAGCAGAAACAGATCTGGTAAAAGTTGCATTGAGACATGACAGAACAAAACCATCCATAGAGATCCAGTAAAGATACTCTGGATTGGTAACCATAGCACCATTTTCACTGATCTTAGGAGGAGGACAAACATAAGTTCCTTTGACAAAACGTAGTAGATTTGTAGTGGTATGAATGGTCTCAAACTTATGTTTCAAGAGTAAGTAATTTGTATTATCAAGTTTGAAGGACACAAAATTAGAGATATCCTGAAATGGTAAAGAGAAATTGAATTTAGGTGCAGGAGAGTTATTAAGATTGTGTTGTTGTAAGGCTTGAATCAGGTCTGTGATGATAGAATTTGGAGTAGCCATTGATAATAAGAGATGTGTAGAAGAAATCAATGAATTTCAACTGAAGATTTGGAGCAATAAGTGATGTTCTTTGCCACCGCCAGGTGCAAAGAAAGAGATAACGATCGAAGTTAGTGTGAAATATCTGATACCATGTAGGAACCAAACACAAGTTGTATTGAGAAGTGCGTGAAGGGTTACCAAAAAAGGGCTAGGGTTGAGCTATTTATAGGACATAGTGACCCACTAGAGAACAAagcaaaaacataaaagaaagtaACATTGCGATTACATTTAAAACATCTAACACAACATTGATTGACTGAACCCTCCAAGGTCTTGAGGGGCATTCAAGAAACAACtataccgtttttttttttttttaacatacaTCTTTGCAATTTCCCTATAACTAGAAAATGACTTTCCAAAATGCAATACTAGCTGCTGAGACTCAGAGAAGTAAATATAGATAATGTAATGTCAAGTCAAGTCAAGAACTGTTGACTTGACATGTCCTGTGTTGTGTTTGCGTGAATAGTTTGTGTCTCTGTAATGACAATACAACTATAATGATTGGGCTATTTAAAGATAATTATCTCTCTTGTAATTGTCACCTTATTCAATAATACTCTATTATCTGTTTCTCATGGTATCAGACAAACCGATCCTGAGACAAAAAATTTCACAAcatcaaaacctaaaaaaaattctgaatctcaacatctttttcaaaaaattctttgatTCAATATCTTTTACAATAATCTTTATCTTATTCAAATTagattttcttttcaagattgAAGATCTGTGTCTTCTGAAATTTGAGGGTGTTCTTTGTTAATGTCATCTTCAACGATCGTTTatacaagaagaaagaaaatgagtTCCGCTGCTCAAGATTCTAGTAATTCTTCTGAATTTGTTTTTACCTTTACTAATATCTTTAATTTTGTATCTACTAAATTGGGTCCAAATAATGTTTTACTCTGGAAAGATCAAATGGAGTCAGTATTGATTTGTACGGATTTGTTTGGTTTTGTTAATGGAGATGTCCAAGAACCGGTAAAACAAGTTGATGTTGATGGTGTTCTGTCACTAAATCCTTTAAGGACTCGTTGGAGGAAAATGAATTGTTTTGTTACTAGTTGTATGAAGGCTACATTTACTAATTCGATTTCTGGTGATGTTTTGGGCTTAGTAACTGCTAGAGAGATTTGGTCATTTCTTGAAGTGAATTTTCAGAGTCAGTTTATGGCAAGGAAGAATTTGTTAAAGAATCAGCTTCATAATCTCAAGAAGGGCAATATGACTATTCTTGTGTATCTACACAATGTTAAGACTATTGCTGATAATTTAGCTGCAATAGGAGAAAGGGTCAGTAATTCAGATCTTGTAATATCTGTGTTGAATGGTCTTGGTAGAGAATTTGATAGTTTTGTGGTTGCTGCTCAGAATAGGGATGCCCCATTTACTTTTGCAGAATTGAAACCTAGATTATTGAACCATGAACAATGGGTTCTTAGTCAGCAACAAGAAACTGCTTCAATTTTTGATGATCAACAACATTCTGCTATGTTTAGTAGAAATATGAATTCTGGTTATAATGGGAAAAACAAGTCAAAGGGTTCAAATGGTTTAAATTCTTTCAAGAGTAATTCATCTTTCAAGACTGGTCAGAGTTCAAATTCTAATCAAGCTAGCTTTTCTGGTTCTGGTATATATAATGGGGGTAGTGGTAATACTGGTGGAAGAAGAGATTTTTCTCAAATAGAGTGTCAAATTTGCAGAAAAAGGGGTCACTTTGCAAGTAGATGCCACTTCAAATATTACCCTCCAACAGATGGTTCAGGAAATGTTGCTCAATAAGCTTTTGCTTCTATTGGTGAAAAGCAGTCTTTTGATCCTCCTGCTTCTACTTCTGAAGCACCTCAATGGCTTGCATACTCTAGAGAAACTGCTCGTATTACTGGTGATCATGAGGCTCTTTTACAACATACTTAAAATTACAGCGGCAAGGACAAAGTACAAGTAGGCAATGGTAAGTCTCTTGTTATTTCATTTACTGGAACTTCTACTATTCAAACACCTAAAACAAGTTTTAGGCTTAATTCTATCCAGCTAGTTCCAGATATGAAACATAATCTGCTATCAGTTGCTAAATTCACAAGGGAAAATTCATGCTATTTTAAACTTACACCATATGGATATGAAATAAGAGATTTGTTGACACATGCTTTGCTTGCTCATGGAACTATGGTTAATAATTTGTATCATGTTCAAAATATTTCTTTACCTAAAAGTTCTTCTTTTTCTACTCTTTCTTTGTCAACAACTGTGTCTGCTTCTTCTCAAGTGTGGCATGATAGAATAGGTCACCCCTCTAGTCATATCATTCAAAAGCTTCATTCTTCTAAACACATTGTTTTAACAACTCCTCATTCTACATCTTTGTGTCATCCTTGTCAGCTTGCTA encodes the following:
- the LOC113312345 gene encoding protein decapping 5-like, with protein sequence MATPNSIITDLIQALQQHNLNNSPAPKFNFSLPFQDISNFVSFKLDNTNYLLLKHKFETIHTTTNLLRFVKGTYVCPPPKISENGAMVTNPEYLYWISMDGFVLSCLNATFTRSVSAGTLGLTTSNDKVADEDVVLHVLNGLNADFDHFVVTAQHRETPYKFSEIRSNYAGINKCTLRIFFPKKTNFRGSPGGRRNHNSNSSSSSGGHRLQGNGGYGANSQGNGGYVAHSQGNGGYGANSSSH